DNA from Lactobacillus johnsonii:
TTAGGCGAGTACACTGGTTGGTATTCTGTAGAAGATGAAGAATACTTCACCGAATCACAACTTGCTGAAGTATATAAAGATGATGATGGCAATGTGATTGGCGGAAAGGCTCCATCAGGACATGAAGTACGTTTAGTTAAGGAACCATCATACTTCTTCAGAATGAGTAAATATGCTGATCGCTTACTTCAATACTACAAGGATCACCCAGACTTTATTTTGCCTCACTCTCGTGAGAAAGAAATGGTAAATAACTTTATTAAGCCAGGCTTAGAAGACTTATCTGTCACTCGTACAACTGTTGATTGGGGAATTCCTGTGCCTAGTGATCCTAAGCATGTTGTTTATGTTTGGATTGATGCTCTTTCTAACTATATTACTGCTCTTGGATATGGTTCAGATAACGATGCATTATTTAAGAAATATTGGCCAGCTGACGTACATTTAGTTGGTAAGGAAATTGTTCGCTTCCACACTATTTATTGGCCAATTATGTTAATGGCACTTGATCTTCCTCTTCCAAAGCAAATCTTTGGGCATGGCTGGGTATTGATGAGAGACGGTAAAATGTCTAAATCAAAGGGTAATGCCGTTTACCCAGAAATGATTGTTAAACGTTATGGCTTAGATGCTCTTCGTTATTACTTGATGCGTGCAATTCCATTCGGTTCAGATGGTATTTTTACTCCGGAAGATTTTGTTGAAAGAGTTAACTTTGATTTGGCTAATGATTTAGGTAACTTGTTAAATAGAACTGTTTCAATGATTAATCAATATCAAGATGGCCAAGTTGCTCCAGTTGCTTCAGAACAAGATGAATTTGCAAGAGATTTAATTAAAACAGCTAATGAAACAATCGCTGAATATCAAAAACAAATGGATGCACTCCACTTCTCTCAAGCCTTAGACAGCGTTTGGAAGCTTATTTCCCGTGCAAATAAATATATTGATGAAACCACACCTTGGACTTTAAACAAAGAGGGTAAGAGTGAAGAATTAGCTAAAGTGATGACTAACTTGGCTGAAAGTTTACGTTTAATTGCCATTTTAATTGCACCAGTTATGACGCAGAGTCCAGTTAAGATGTTTGAACAACTCGGACTTGACTGGAATAATGATGACCAAAAGAAACTTGATTTTGGCGGTTTTGACTGGAACATTAAGGTAACGGAAAAGCCAACTCCAATCTTCCCACGACTTAAAAATGATGTTGAAGTTAAGTACATTAAGGAAGAAATGAAGAAGGCTAAGCCAAAGAAGAAGACCAGAAGTCAACAGAAAGAA
Protein-coding regions in this window:
- the metG gene encoding methionine--tRNA ligase produces the protein MAEKKTFYITTPIYYPSGKLTIGNAYTTIAADTMTRYKKSCGFDTFFLTGTDEHGLKIEQKAEAQGIKPQEFVDKMADSYKDLWKMLDVSYDRFIRTTDEDHVKAVQKIFERLLKQGDIYLGEYTGWYSVEDEEYFTESQLAEVYKDDDGNVIGGKAPSGHEVRLVKEPSYFFRMSKYADRLLQYYKDHPDFILPHSREKEMVNNFIKPGLEDLSVTRTTVDWGIPVPSDPKHVVYVWIDALSNYITALGYGSDNDALFKKYWPADVHLVGKEIVRFHTIYWPIMLMALDLPLPKQIFGHGWVLMRDGKMSKSKGNAVYPEMIVKRYGLDALRYYLMRAIPFGSDGIFTPEDFVERVNFDLANDLGNLLNRTVSMINQYQDGQVAPVASEQDEFARDLIKTANETIAEYQKQMDALHFSQALDSVWKLISRANKYIDETTPWTLNKEGKSEELAKVMTNLAESLRLIAILIAPVMTQSPVKMFEQLGLDWNNDDQKKLDFGGFDWNIKVTEKPTPIFPRLKNDVEVKYIKEEMKKAKPKKKTRSQQKEEKHITIDDFDKVKIQVGQILSVEPVKGSSKLLMFKLDFGDGNERQILSGIRKFYPDASELLDKKVLAVTNLKPRKMLGHESQGMLLSSEKDGKVKLAIVGDEHEVGAELG